TAGATTTCCTTCTGCACATTGTCGAAATTCTTGTCGAGGCTGCGCTTGCGGAACTCGGTGCCGAGGATCTCCTCCCAATTGGGACCCCATTCGATCTTCTCCATGCGCTCGCCGGTGATGAGCGAGCGCGGCCGCGCGGTGGGCGCTGCCTGCATCTCGGGTGCGTTGTGGAGATGCTCGTAGTCGAAGGTGAAGGGTTCGTAGTAATCGTCGATCTGCGGCAGGTTGGGGTTGGCGAAGATCTGCGCCAGCAGCCGCCACTTGCCGCCGATGCGCGGCTCGATGCGGCCATTGGCCTTGCGGCGCCAGCCGCCCTGCCACTTGTCCTGGTTCTCCCATTGCTTGGGATAGCCGATGCCGGGCTTGGTCTCGACATTGTTGAACCAGGCATATTCGACGCCTTCGCGGCTGGTCCAGACGTTCTTGCAGGTCACCGAGCAGGTATGGCAACCGATGCACTTGTCGAGGTTCAGCACCATGGCGATCTGAGCACGTATTTTCATGACTTTCGCCCTTCCTATTCCGCGGCCTTGGCGGGATCCGCCGGTTGATCCAGCCAGTCGACCTTGTCCATCTTGCGGACAATGACGAACTCGTCCCGGTTCGTGCCGATGGTGCCGTAGTAGTTGAAGCCCCAGCTCTGCTGGGCGTAGCCGCCGATCATATGCGTGGGCTTCGGACAGGTGCGGGTGACGGAATTATGGATGCCGCCGCGGGCACCGGTGATCTCGGAGCCCGGTACATTCACGATCTTTTCCTGGGCGTGGTACATCAGCACCATGCCTTCCGGCACGCGCTGGCTGACCACGGCGCGGGCGACCAGGGCGCCGTTGACGTTGAACGCCTCGATCCAGTCATTGTCCTCGATGCCGACCTTGGCGGCGTCGATCTCGCTCAACCACACGATCGGTCCACCGCGCGACAAGGTCAGCATGATGAGATTGTCGGTATAGGTCGAATGGATGCCCCATTTCTGGTGCGGTGTGATGAAGTTGAGGGCGATCTCCTTGTTGCCGTTGGAGTGCTTGCCCAGCATCGGGTGAATAGTCTTGGTATCCACCGGCGGCTTGTAGAGCGCGAAGCCCTCGCCGAAAGCCAGCATCCAGGCATGATCCTGGTAGAGCTGCTGGCGACCGGTCAGCGTGCGCCAGGGAATGAGCTCATGCACGTTGGTGTAGCCGGCATTGTAGGTGACATGCTCGGATTCGATGCCGCTCCAGGTCGGCGACGAGATGATCTTCCGGGGCTGCGCCTGCAGGTCGCGGAAACGCAGCTTGTCATCCTGGCGCGGCAAGGCGAGATGGGTGTGATCGAGCCCAGTGATCTTGCTCAAGGCCGCCCAGGCCTTGACCGAGACCTCGCCATTGGTTTCCGGGGCGAGCGTCAGGATCATCTCGGTGGCATCGATGTCGCTGCTGAGCCGCGGCATCCCCTTGGTGATCCCCTCCTCCAGCACCGCGCCGTTGAGCTGTTTCAGGAACTCGACCTCGTGGCTGGTGTTCCAGGCGATGCCCTTGCCGCCATTGCCGATCTTGGTCAGCAGCGGGCCGATCGCCGTGAACTTGCGGTAGGTGTTGGGATAGTCGCGTTCGACCACGGTCATCCCCGGCATGGTCTTGCCCGGGACCGGATCGCATTCGCCCTTGGTCCAATCCTTCGGTGTGAAGGGCTGGGCTAGTTCGCCCGGCGTGTCATGCATGATGGGCGTCGTCACCAGGTCCTTCTCGACGCCGAGATGCCCCACCACCAGCTCCGAGAACTTTGCCGCGATCCCCTTGAAGATGTGCCAGTCGGTGCGCGACTGCCAGGCGGGATCGACCGCCGCCGAGAGCGGGTGGATGAAGGGATGCATGTCGGAGGTGTTGAGATCGTTCTTTTCGTACCAAGTAGCGGTCGGCAACACGATGTCGGAATAGACAGCCGTGGTCGACATGCGGAAATCGATCGTCACCAGGAGATCGAGCTTGCCTTCCGGCGCCTTGTCCTGCCAGGGAACCTCGACCGGCTTCTGCTCGCCCATCTGCCCCAGATCCTTGCCCTGCACGCCATGGCTGGCGCCGAGCAGGTGCTTGAGGAAGTATTCATGCCCCTTGCCGCTGGACCCGAGCAGGTTCGAGCGCCAGACGAACATGTTGCGCGGATAGGCGCGCGGATCGTCCGGGTTGGTGCAGGCGAGTTCCACCTTGCCGGCCTTCAACTGCTCGACCGTGTAGGGGATCGGCTCCTTGCCGGCGGCGGCCGCATCGCGGGTCACCTGCAACGGATTGCTCATCAGCTGCGGTGCCGAGGGCAACCAGCCCATGCGTTCGGCACGGACGTTGTAATCGATGAGGCTGCCGGCCAGGGCGCTCTTGGCCATGTCCGGATCCGCCAGCGGCGAGAGGATGGTCTCGACCTTCAGCTTCTCGTAGCGCCATTGATCGGTATGGGCATAGAAGAACGAGGTCGAGTTCATCTGCCGCGACGGGCGATGCCAGTCGAGGGCGAAGGCGAGCGGCGTCCAGCCGGTCTGCGGGCGCAGTTTCTCCTGGCCGACATAATGCGACCAGCCGCCACCCGGCTGACCCACGCAACCGCACATCACCAGAAGATTGATGATCCCCCGATAGATCATGTCGCAATGGTACCAGTGGTTGACACCCGCCCCCAGAATCACCATCGAACGGCCCTTGGTCTTGTGGGCGTTCTCGGCGAATTCGCGTGCCGTCACGATGACATGGGCACGCGGCACCCCGGTGATCCTTTCCTGCCAGGCCGGGCTGTAGGGCTGGTCGTCATCGAAGCTGGTGGCGACATTGCCGCCGCCAAGGCCCCGATCGATGCCGTAATTGGCGAGCAGCAGGTCGTAAACGGTGGCGACCGTCACCTCGCCCTCCGCGGTCTGGATCTTCCGGACCGGCACATGGCGCATCAGGATGTCGTCATGCTCGGTATGCTGAAAATGCTCGTGACGCGCCCCGCCGAAATAGGGGAAGGCGACCGACGCCACCGCATCGCGCTCCTCGATGAGGCTGAGGCGCGGATGGATCTCGGCGCCGTTCAACCCGTCCTTCTCCTCGAGATTCCATTTTCCCTGCTGGCCCCAGCGGAAGCCGATCGAGCCATTGGGCGCCACGATGCGGCCGCTCTTCTCGTCGATGAGCAGCGTCTTCCATTCCGGGTTGTTAGCCTCGCCCAGCTTGTCGGCAAAGTCCGAGGCGCGCAGGAAACGGTCCGGCACCAGGCGGCCATCGCGCGACACCAGGCGCACCAGCATCGGCATGTCGCTGTACTTGCGGCAGTAATTGTCGAAATAGTCGCTCTTGCCCGGCACATGCCATTCCTTGAGGATGACATGGCCCATGGCCATGGCGAGGGCCGCGTCGGTGCCCTGCTTTGGGTGCAGCCACAGATCGGCGAATTTAGACGCTTCGCTGAAATCGGGCGAGACGACGACGGCCTTGGTGCCCTTGTAGCGCACCTCGGTGAAGAAATGGGCGTCCGGTGTCCGCGTCTGCGGCACGTTGGAGCCCCACAACATGATGAAGCCGGAATTGTACCAATCCGCCGATTCCGGCACGTCGGTCTGCTCGCCCCAGGTCTGCGGGCTGGAGGGCGGCAGATCGCAATACCAATCGTAGAAGCTCAAGGCCACGCCGCCGATGAGGCTTAAGTAGCGCGTGCCGGCGGCATAGGACACCATCGACATGGCCGGGATCGGCGAGAAGCCGACGACGCGGTCCGGACCCCAGACCTTGGCCGTGTGGACGTTGGCAGCCGCGATGATCTCGTTGGCTTCCTCCCAGGTGACGCGGACGAAGCCGCCGCGACCGCGGATCTCCTTATAGGATTTCGAGGCCACCGGATCGTTGACGATCGAGGCCCAGGCCGCCACCGGGTCCTTGTGCGTTTCCTTGGCCGCGCGCCACAGGCGAACGAGGCGACCGCGCACCATCGGATATTTCAGGCGGTTGGCGCTGTAGAGATACCAGGAATAGCTGGCGCCGCGCGAGCAGCCGCGCGGTTCGTGGTTGGGCAGGTCCGGGCGCGTGCGCGGATAGTCGGTCTGCTGCGTCTCCCAGGTGACGATACCGCCCTTGACGTAGACCTTCCAGCTGCACGACCCGGTGCAGTTGACACCGTGGGTCGAGCGCACGATGCGGTCATGGGCCCAGCGCTGGCGATAGGCATCTTCCCACTGGCGATCCTCGGTCGTGACCAGACCGTGGCCGTCGGAGAAATTCTCCTGCCGCTGCTTGAAATACATCAGTCGGTCCAGAAAATGGCTCATGGCTGTTTCTCCGCTTTAGTCAGCACTTCGCTTCGGCATTGGGCCGCGCGTAGTACCACCAGTTGATGCCGAAATTGACGAGGTAGAACACGGCCGCCGTCACGAAGAAGGCCGTGACGCCGCCGGTCCAGGAAATCGACTGCCCGATCATGATGCTGACCGCGAAGGGTCCATAGGCAGCGATGGCACCGGTGAAGCCGATGACGCCGCCCGCCTGGCGCGGCGGGAAGATCATCGGCATCTGCTTGAAGGTCGACGCGTTGCCGATGCCGGCGAAGAAGAAGATCGCGAGCATGAAGCCGACGAAATAGGGGAATTCCGCGAGGCTCTCCGGGGTCACGAAGAAGGTCACCGCGATCGTGCTGGCGATGAGACCGATGGCCGAGACGCTGGTGACCCGCGCGCCGCCATATTTGTCGGCGAGCGGTCCAGCGACTGTCCGCATGATCGACCCCACCAGCGGGCCATAGAAAGCATAGGTGAGCGGATCGGGTGCGCCCTCGAAGCCGCCATAGAGCTGCTTGATGAGCAGCGGGAAGGTGGCCGAGAAGCCGGCAAAAGAGCCGAAGGTCATCAGATAGAGGCTCGTCATCAACCAGGTATGCTTGTTCTTGTTGATGTCGAACTGTTCCTTGAAGCTCGCCCGCACCGGCACCGAGCGCAGGGTGAACCAGGCAATGACGGCAAAGACGAAGATGAAGGGCACGTAGATGAGCGCGGCGTTCTGCAGCCACACATCCTTGGTGGCCTCGCCCTTGGTAAAGAGCTGCGGGTCGCCGGCCAACGTGCCGAAGAAGGCAAGACCGATGATCCACGGCGTCACGAATTGCACGACGCTGACGCCGAGATTGCCGATGCCGGCCTGGATGGCCAGGGCCGTCCCCTGCAGGCGCTTCGGGAAGAACAGGCTGGTCGAGGGCATGAAGCTGGAGAAATTGCCGCCGCCCAACCCCGCGAGGAACGCAAAGGTCATCAGCACCCAGTAGGGCGTGGTCGGGTCCTGGATGATGATCACCCAGCCGATCGCCGGCAGCAGCAATGTCAGGCTGGAAATCGTCACGACATGGCGCGTGCCGTAAAGCGGCGTCAGCAGGTTGTGGATGAGGCGGAACGAGCCGCCGGCGAGACCCGGCATCGCCGTCAGCCAGAACAGTTCATCGGTGGTCAGTTGAAAGCCGATGCCTGGCAGCCGCACGACAAGCGCACTCACCAGGAACCAGATGGCGAAGGCCATGATGAGGTTGGCGGTCGTCACCCAGAGCGAGAGCCAGGCGCGACGCTTGCCCTCGTTTTCCCAGAAACCGGCATCCTCCGGCATCCAGCGCGAGAGCCAGGTGCGGCTGTCGAGGGCAGATTTCGTTTCGCTAGCGTCGGCTGGCATCATTCACTCCATCGATATCGATTAATGTGCCGACCGAGCCGACATGGTTCGGGTAATAGACCGGGATGTGCTTGTAGACGGCGGCCTTTCCGATCGCCATGAAGAAGCCGAGCACAAAGGTCAGGATGGTGAAGGGCACGATGTCGATCACCAGGCTGAAGCTGATGTCACCTTCGATGCCATGCACGACATAGTCGGTCGCCGGATAGCTGAGGATGAAGGTGCAGATGACGCTGACGATGAAGGTCCAGTACATCACGCGACGTGCACCGACCTTGTCGGACAACACGCCGCCCACCACCCGGAACAGCGATCCTGGGATGGAATAGGCAGCGCCCAACATGCCGGCCGTGCGGATATCGAGGCCATAGGCGCCGACGTAGTAATGCGGCAGCCACAGGGCCAGCGCCACGAAGGCGCCGAACACGAAGAAGTAATAGAGCGAGAAGCGCCAGACCTGGAGCGACATGAGCGGCTGCAACTGCTCCATGAAGCTCTGCCCCTTGGCACCGCTCTGGCGGCGTGCGCGGAGGCTCGGCTCATCTTCCGAGAGAAAATAGAACAGCACCGCGGTCACCAGGAGGACGCTGGCCCAGATCTGCGCCACGACCATCCAGCCAAAGGCCACCATGACGAAGGGGGCGATGAATTTGGTCACGGCCGAACCGACATTGCCCATGCCGAAGAAGCCGAGCACGGTGCCCTTGCGCTTGGCCGGCGCAAAATCGGCGACATAGGCCACACCCACGGCGAAGGAGCCACCGGCGATCCCCACGCCAAGGGCCGCCACCAGGAAGCCCGCATAGGTCGTCGCATAGGACAGCATCCAGGTAGCCGCCGCCGCCGCTACCATCACCAGCAGCAGCACGCGCCGCCCGCCGAACTGTTCCGTCCAGATGCCCAGCACCAAGCGAATGAGCGAGCCGACCAGGATCGGCAGGCCGACCAGGAAACCGAATTCGGTATCGTTAAGCGAGAGGTCCTGCTTGATCTGCACACCGATGATCGAAAAGATCGTCCAGACAGCAAAACAGATGGTGAAGCTGAAAGTACTGAGGCCCACAGCCCGCGTGAGTTCCCGGCTCTGCACCTGATCCTGGATTGTATGGTTGGCCACCGCGCGCTCCCTCGAATGTCTGGCGCTACGATTGGGCTTTGCGCTCGCCCATCCTTTGATATGAATCAATCAAGCGGTCGCCGGAACGCAATTTTCATTAGCTAGTTCAATAGCTTGACCACCATCAAGCCACCGCTTGATAAATGTCAATGAAACGCCAGGCATTCGCTGCCTATATTGAACCGCATTGTCGCTGTGTGCTTGGCGGTGCTACCGACAAGAGCAGACAAGTTGAAAGACTCGGGGGCCATGGACCTTTCCAATCTGGATTCGCTGACCGAAATGCCCTGGTTCGCGGCGCTGTCGGCAACGGCACTTGCGGAGGTGAAGGGACAGAGTTTCATTCAGTCGCAGCCGGCGGAGGCGATCCTGTTCGAGCAGGGCCAGACCGCACAGTTCCTGCACGTCATCTTGACCGGACGCGTGGCTCTGGTGGGATCGTCGACGGCGCACAGCGATCCGGATCATGCGGCGGAGCTGGAAGCAACCGATCAATCGCCAGCCATCGACCGGGAAGCGATCATCGAAATTTTCGGTGCGGGTGACGTGGTGACGATCGCCGCGGTGCTGCTCAACCTGCCCTATATGATGTCGGCGCGCGTCATCGCGCCCAGCCGCATTGCCTATATCCCGGCGTCACTCATTCGTCACTGCCTGGATCACGACGCCGGCTTCGCCAGGGAAGTGGCGCTGATGCTGGCCCGGCACTGGCGCCTGCTGTCGCGCCAGCTCAAGGATCAGAAATTGCGCTCGGGCACGCAGCGCCTCGGGGCCTATCTCCTTACCCTGTCCGACGGACGCACCAGCGGCAGGGCCGAGATCGAGATGCCGATGGATCGCCGCACCCTGGCAAGCTGGCTCGGCATGTCGGCCGAAAATCTGTCGCGCGCGCTGGCGCAACTGAAGTCGGTTGGCATCCGCGTCAGCGGGCGCCGCGCGGTGATCGACGACATCGCCCGTATCCGCGCCTTCTGCCTCGAGGATGATCTCAGATAGACGCCCTACGTTGTCCCGCGCGATGCCACGGGACTTGTTGCGTCATAGTCCAGCTTCGTTCAGCAAGTGGGATTTGTAGTCGAGATCATGGCGCACAATGATGTCGACCAAAGTCAGCTCGAGTGAGCCGATCATCCTCCTGTGCTGCGGGTCGCTGCCATCGACCGCTGCCACGGTCGCGGATAGTTCCTGCAGCTTGGCAATGATCCTTTGATGTTGCGCCACATGTTCGTCGCAGCGAGGGAATCCGGCCTGCCGGAGGACCCGTTCTTCGCAGTGAAAGTGCTCGGTGCAATCCTTGACGAAGTCGTCAATGCCTGCCCGCACCTGATCCCATGAACCACCCTCTTCGACCAGTTTCTTCACCCGGTTGCTCTCCGCGAGCAGGCGAATATGCTGGGCATCGAGCTCGGCATTACCCGTCTCGAAGATTGTCGACCAGGGGACATCATGAGGCGCGCGGGGGGCCATGACTGTCCCTCCTCGGTCGAACGACCGGTCAGTTTCCACGTCGTCCAGCATGCATGGGAACCTTGCTATTCGAAGCGGAGACGACCCGATCGCCGGTCCTGGTTGCGCAGGCATTGGCCAGGATGAACGTCACGATCCGGTCGACCGCGTCCGGCGCGAAGCACGGCAAAAGCGAAACCACTGGCTCGTTGGTGACAAGAGCGAGGATTGAGGGATCGTCCGGATAGCTCGGGCGCCGATCCTGACCCGCCAGCACGATCTCACATTTGGGGTATGGGGCGAGGTGAAATCCTTCGATCAACACCAGATCGGTCGGCGACAGCCGTGCCAGCAGCGCATCGATATCAGGCTCCGTCGGCTGGTCGTATTCGGACATGATGGCATAGCGAAAGGCATTCGCGATCATGACCTCGCCCGCGCCGGCCTGCCGATGGGCGTAGCTTTCCTTGCCGGGCCGATCCAGATCAATCTCATCGCCCACCCGCTTCAAGGTAGAGACGCCGACACCCCGTGCCCTGAGCGCTTCGACCAATTGCGGAACCAGCCTGTTCTTGCCCCGGCAATTGCCGATAATTCCGAACGCGCGCATCTTTGTGCCTCTTCTTGTCGATGGCCACTGCATCATCTGGCCAGGATCGATTGTCAGCAGCCGGGCGCCCTCAGGTCTTGACGCAGATCAACCGATCCTTGATGTCTGCCGACTTTCTTTCTTCAATCGTCATTCATCATAACCAGGCATGATTCACCTCATGCGACCGCATGACATTCATCAAGTGGCGATAGCAAGACCTGGGCGACGTTCCGGTCATCTGGATCCGGTATGGATGAAAATCTTCGTCAGGGCATCAACACTGACGGCGCGGAGACCTCGCCATGCGCCTCGGTCGCCGTCAGGTCGGCCCAAACAAACACGGCCCGCGGTTTCCCGCGAGCCATGTCGTTGTCCGACCGGTGGCTGATCGATTAGTTCGACCACAGGTCCTTGTTGGCGGTACGGAAGCTCTCGATCTGCTTCTCGGCATCTTCCTTGGCAACGCCATAGCGCTCCTGGATTTTGCCGACGAGCTGATCCTGGTGGCCTTCGAGCTGGGTGATATCGTCGTCAGTGAGCTTGCCCCACTGTTCCTTCACCTTGCCCTTGAGCTGCTTCCAGTTGCCGGCGATCTGATCCTGATTCATGTTTCTCTCCTTCTCGATTGTTTACACTCTGGATGAACGTTCTCTCCGCAATTTGGTTCCGTTCAACTCATCAGGGCGCGCAGCATCCACACGGCCTTTTCATGGATGTGCAATCGGCTGGTCAGGAGATCGGCCGTTGCCATGTCACCGACCCCGTCCGCCATTTCAATCACCGCGCGGAATGACCGCGACAAGGTTTCATGATCGGCAATGAGCGCGTTGATCATGACTTCGCCGGACTGCGTGCCGTCGGCATCCTGGATCTGTGTCAGCTTGGCGAACTGCCCGAAACCTGCCGGCGCCGGATGGCCCAGCGCTCGAATGCGCTCGGCAATGACGTCGATGGCGGCCGCCAACTCTTCATATTGCGCCTGGGTCAGTTTGTGCAGGCCATAGAAGAGCGGCCCGACCACATTCCAATGAAAGCCCTGCGTCTTGATATAAAGGGCGTAAGTATCGGCGAGCGCCTTGGCGACGCCTTCGGCCACCGCCTTGCGATCGCTGTTCTGGATACCGGTCTTGACGTTTTCGATATGTGTCTTGGCCTGCAGGACTTCTGCGCTCATGTTCTGGCTCCTTGTGGATTTTGGACATTCGTCGCGCGCCATGCGCCGCTGCGGCGATTGCAATCTGCAAATAGGAACAGGACCAGGCGGAGATGGTTCCCGTCTGGTCCTGCGTCGAATTCACGCGCCTTTAGCGGCGACCGAGCAGATAGCCCGCGAGCGCTCCAATTGCGAGGGTCACGCCCAGCGCCGCGAGCGGGCGTTCCGATACGCGCGCACTCACATTCTTCACCGCGGCGCCGGCTTCCGCCTGCACACGTTCGGCACCTTCCTTGACCGCGTCATTGGCCTGGGCAAATTTGTCGCGCATGGTGTTGGCGGCCGTCTTGGCGGCTTCGCCGGCTTCTTCGAGGGTCGGGCGGGCGGCGGTATAGTTGCTCATGTCTCACTCCATCTATGCTCTGGCTTTTGTTCTGGGGCACCGGACGTCCGGCGGTCGTCCTCTTGTCGGGAATGAACCGGGAGCGGCGCCAAAAGTTGCCGCCGGTTCCCGATGTTTGATCGATGTTACAGCCCTCGATCCGGTCGACGAATTTCCCCTCGTTTTTCGCGTGGAATGCCCCGCGCCGCGCGGGCATCGCCCTAATTGATTCGAGATTCGGGACCCTCCTGAAATAATTCGGAGGCGGTCACCTCAAGAAATGACGCCTGCGGTGCGTTTGAAGGCTGGCACCTTGCGGCGCGACCGGGCAAACTGGCGCCTCCTGGATGACCCACCCGGCGCGCCACGCGTCGACCCACTCCCCTAGGGACCTGACATGCAGCGTAACACCCTGATTTCGCAGCCATTCGACATGATCGTTTTCGGCGGCCGCGGCGACCTCGCCCGCCGCAAGCTCATTCCGGCGCTCTACCATCTCGACCGCGAGCGGCGGCTGCCCGATGACGGCCGCATCATCGCCGTCTCCCGCGGCGCCATGGCAAACGACGCGTTCGTCCAGATGATGCATGACGATTGCCAGACCTATTCGACCAATGGCAGCGACGTGCAATTCGACGAAATCTCG
This genomic interval from Rhodospirillaceae bacterium contains the following:
- a CDS encoding NarK/NasA family nitrate transporter codes for the protein MQDQVQSRELTRAVGLSTFSFTICFAVWTIFSIIGVQIKQDLSLNDTEFGFLVGLPILVGSLIRLVLGIWTEQFGGRRVLLLVMVAAAAATWMLSYATTYAGFLVAALGVGIAGGSFAVGVAYVADFAPAKRKGTVLGFFGMGNVGSAVTKFIAPFVMVAFGWMVVAQIWASVLLVTAVLFYFLSEDEPSLRARRQSGAKGQSFMEQLQPLMSLQVWRFSLYYFFVFGAFVALALWLPHYYVGAYGLDIRTAGMLGAAYSIPGSLFRVVGGVLSDKVGARRVMYWTFIVSVICTFILSYPATDYVVHGIEGDISFSLVIDIVPFTILTFVLGFFMAIGKAAVYKHIPVYYPNHVGSVGTLIDIDGVNDASRR
- a CDS encoding DUF883 family protein; this encodes MSNYTAARPTLEEAGEAAKTAANTMRDKFAQANDAVKEGAERVQAEAGAAVKNVSARVSERPLAALGVTLAIGALAGYLLGRR
- a CDS encoding helix-turn-helix domain-containing protein, with product MDLSNLDSLTEMPWFAALSATALAEVKGQSFIQSQPAEAILFEQGQTAQFLHVILTGRVALVGSSTAHSDPDHAAELEATDQSPAIDREAIIEIFGAGDVVTIAAVLLNLPYMMSARVIAPSRIAYIPASLIRHCLDHDAGFAREVALMLARHWRLLSRQLKDQKLRSGTQRLGAYLLTLSDGRTSGRAEIEMPMDRRTLASWLGMSAENLSRALAQLKSVGIRVSGRRAVIDDIARIRAFCLEDDLR
- a CDS encoding NarK/NasA family nitrate transporter → MPADASETKSALDSRTWLSRWMPEDAGFWENEGKRRAWLSLWVTTANLIMAFAIWFLVSALVVRLPGIGFQLTTDELFWLTAMPGLAGGSFRLIHNLLTPLYGTRHVVTISSLTLLLPAIGWVIIIQDPTTPYWVLMTFAFLAGLGGGNFSSFMPSTSLFFPKRLQGTALAIQAGIGNLGVSVVQFVTPWIIGLAFFGTLAGDPQLFTKGEATKDVWLQNAALIYVPFIFVFAVIAWFTLRSVPVRASFKEQFDINKNKHTWLMTSLYLMTFGSFAGFSATFPLLIKQLYGGFEGAPDPLTYAFYGPLVGSIMRTVAGPLADKYGGARVTSVSAIGLIASTIAVTFFVTPESLAEFPYFVGFMLAIFFFAGIGNASTFKQMPMIFPPRQAGGVIGFTGAIAAYGPFAVSIMIGQSISWTGGVTAFFVTAAVFYLVNFGINWWYYARPNAEAKC
- a CDS encoding nitrate reductase subunit alpha codes for the protein MSHFLDRLMYFKQRQENFSDGHGLVTTEDRQWEDAYRQRWAHDRIVRSTHGVNCTGSCSWKVYVKGGIVTWETQQTDYPRTRPDLPNHEPRGCSRGASYSWYLYSANRLKYPMVRGRLVRLWRAAKETHKDPVAAWASIVNDPVASKSYKEIRGRGGFVRVTWEEANEIIAAANVHTAKVWGPDRVVGFSPIPAMSMVSYAAGTRYLSLIGGVALSFYDWYCDLPPSSPQTWGEQTDVPESADWYNSGFIMLWGSNVPQTRTPDAHFFTEVRYKGTKAVVVSPDFSEASKFADLWLHPKQGTDAALAMAMGHVILKEWHVPGKSDYFDNYCRKYSDMPMLVRLVSRDGRLVPDRFLRASDFADKLGEANNPEWKTLLIDEKSGRIVAPNGSIGFRWGQQGKWNLEEKDGLNGAEIHPRLSLIEERDAVASVAFPYFGGARHEHFQHTEHDDILMRHVPVRKIQTAEGEVTVATVYDLLLANYGIDRGLGGGNVATSFDDDQPYSPAWQERITGVPRAHVIVTAREFAENAHKTKGRSMVILGAGVNHWYHCDMIYRGIINLLVMCGCVGQPGGGWSHYVGQEKLRPQTGWTPLAFALDWHRPSRQMNSTSFFYAHTDQWRYEKLKVETILSPLADPDMAKSALAGSLIDYNVRAERMGWLPSAPQLMSNPLQVTRDAAAAGKEPIPYTVEQLKAGKVELACTNPDDPRAYPRNMFVWRSNLLGSSGKGHEYFLKHLLGASHGVQGKDLGQMGEQKPVEVPWQDKAPEGKLDLLVTIDFRMSTTAVYSDIVLPTATWYEKNDLNTSDMHPFIHPLSAAVDPAWQSRTDWHIFKGIAAKFSELVVGHLGVEKDLVTTPIMHDTPGELAQPFTPKDWTKGECDPVPGKTMPGMTVVERDYPNTYRKFTAIGPLLTKIGNGGKGIAWNTSHEVEFLKQLNGAVLEEGITKGMPRLSSDIDATEMILTLAPETNGEVSVKAWAALSKITGLDHTHLALPRQDDKLRFRDLQAQPRKIISSPTWSGIESEHVTYNAGYTNVHELIPWRTLTGRQQLYQDHAWMLAFGEGFALYKPPVDTKTIHPMLGKHSNGNKEIALNFITPHQKWGIHSTYTDNLIMLTLSRGGPIVWLSEIDAAKVGIEDNDWIEAFNVNGALVARAVVSQRVPEGMVLMYHAQEKIVNVPGSEITGARGGIHNSVTRTCPKPTHMIGGYAQQSWGFNYYGTIGTNRDEFVIVRKMDKVDWLDQPADPAKAAE
- a CDS encoding DNA starvation/stationary phase protection protein translates to MSAEVLQAKTHIENVKTGIQNSDRKAVAEGVAKALADTYALYIKTQGFHWNVVGPLFYGLHKLTQAQYEELAAAIDVIAERIRALGHPAPAGFGQFAKLTQIQDADGTQSGEVMINALIADHETLSRSFRAVIEMADGVGDMATADLLTSRLHIHEKAVWMLRALMS
- a CDS encoding hemerythrin family protein — protein: MAPRAPHDVPWSTIFETGNAELDAQHIRLLAESNRVKKLVEEGGSWDQVRAGIDDFVKDCTEHFHCEERVLRQAGFPRCDEHVAQHQRIIAKLQELSATVAAVDGSDPQHRRMIGSLELTLVDIIVRHDLDYKSHLLNEAGL
- a CDS encoding CsbD family protein, with the translated sequence MNQDQIAGNWKQLKGKVKEQWGKLTDDDITQLEGHQDQLVGKIQERYGVAKEDAEKQIESFRTANKDLWSN
- the mobB gene encoding molybdopterin-guanine dinucleotide biosynthesis protein B; amino-acid sequence: MRAFGIIGNCRGKNRLVPQLVEALRARGVGVSTLKRVGDEIDLDRPGKESYAHRQAGAGEVMIANAFRYAIMSEYDQPTEPDIDALLARLSPTDLVLIEGFHLAPYPKCEIVLAGQDRRPSYPDDPSILALVTNEPVVSLLPCFAPDAVDRIVTFILANACATRTGDRVVSASNSKVPMHAGRRGN